Proteins encoded by one window of Lutibacter sp. A64:
- the porU gene encoding type IX secretion system sortase PorU has product MKHSTNILFLFFFVVGNFLFAQQTETKTYKLNWLDNVDFEINKDLILKTSLIENNFLNENFNPTFEDSWTVNSNSIITDFSVTNVVYETVNENNSYTLNAINSAIAIDLNIVKAKNTTLAVLNLDPLVKNNNQIKRIVSFDLEYTTASAKQSLKKNTTVKNSVLAEGTWFKFAVNKTGVYKIDKEFLQKLGIDVNTINPKNIRIYGNGGAMLPLKNSDFRYDGLQENAIFVDGESDGSFDDNDSILFYATGPHSWEYGTNPSLTTLRHNFNIYSDEAYYFLTIGSSEGKRITKQTPISASSTATITNFDDFVFYEKDEVNLFAIGQQWFGDAFNIENTRTYSIPFEEIDSSEPVNIRVRGVVASSIATTMDVQINNKNVFEINYSALSGSNSAVANENFGNVSVSGDLLDVTINYNNNGNPSADAYLDYIEILGKRKLIAKDKQFVFRNFNVLSTPDVQEISIENASNIKWVWDVSNPINPQIIENQSLTTNFNFKVNGGQLLEYVLIPENDFFTPQLLEFSTVENQNLHSLKDIDYLIITQDYLMDQAQRLADYHSNNSGLTTKVIRLDQIYNEFSSGSPDVAAIRDFVKHLYDNATTNQIKYVCLFGDASYDYKDRIEGNNNIVPAFESFNSFSLASSYVTDDFYGMMDADEGLLNSYERQDVATGRIPVSDILQAQQVVDKLLDYYSVASFGDWRTNITLIADDIDSSGEEILQSNMDEIATTIEANKPVFNLKKIYLDAYFQETAASGSTYPTVNLDIVNQIDKGTLLVDYFGHGGEDGWASEGIFRLPEIQSLENKFKLPLFITVTCDFSRFDNPLRKTAGEYLFWAENYGASSLISTTREIYISVGQALNERLIEPLLNFNNENLSIAETLMDVKNQFSTTQRFFIYNFGDPAMHLSVPEPSIKLSTINNKDISQSLDTIKALSYIQFEGDVLDINDNLLEDFTGEIDVTVYDKVIDKTTLDNDNKNITMEFDVRDSKIFKGSSKVENGKFTFDFVAPKDLKVAYGKGKLSFYASNNIIDKAGYNIDITVGGINENAPEDNTGPTIQLYMNDLNFVDGGTTDSSPVFIAVLEDENGINTSITAVDHDIVAILDNDQSNPIILNDYYQTDLDTYKKGKVTYTFRDLSSGMHTITLKAWDTYNNLSESTFNFTVVDNSDLVLSNVLNYPNPFVNYTEFWFNHNKPNEQLNVQLQIFTVSGKLVKTITEIVQTEGNLSRTIVWDGLDDFGAKIGKGVYVYKLKVTSINSNTSAQKIEKLVILQ; this is encoded by the coding sequence ATGAAGCATTCTACAAATATTCTATTTCTCTTTTTTTTTGTTGTTGGTAATTTTTTATTTGCACAACAAACAGAAACTAAAACATATAAATTAAACTGGTTAGATAATGTTGATTTTGAGATTAATAAAGATTTAATACTAAAAACAAGTTTAATAGAAAATAATTTTTTAAATGAAAATTTTAATCCAACTTTTGAAGATAGTTGGACGGTAAATTCAAACAGTATAATAACCGATTTTTCAGTTACAAATGTTGTTTATGAAACTGTAAATGAAAACAATTCATATACTTTAAACGCTATTAATAGCGCTATTGCTATCGATTTAAATATTGTAAAAGCAAAAAATACAACTTTAGCTGTTTTAAATTTAGACCCTTTGGTAAAAAATAACAATCAAATAAAGCGTATTGTATCTTTTGATTTAGAATATACAACAGCATCAGCTAAGCAAAGTTTGAAAAAAAACACAACTGTTAAAAATTCAGTATTAGCAGAAGGAACTTGGTTTAAATTTGCTGTAAATAAAACGGGTGTTTATAAAATTGATAAAGAGTTTTTACAAAAATTAGGGATAGATGTAAATACAATTAATCCCAAAAATATTCGTATTTATGGTAATGGAGGCGCAATGCTTCCTTTAAAAAATAGTGATTTTAGATATGATGGATTGCAAGAAAATGCAATTTTTGTTGATGGAGAAAGCGATGGTAGTTTTGACGATAATGATTCTATTTTATTTTATGCTACCGGACCGCATTCTTGGGAATATGGGACAAATCCCAGTTTAACTACGTTACGACACAATTTTAATATTTATTCTGATGAGGCTTATTATTTTTTAACTATTGGCTCTTCAGAAGGTAAAAGAATTACCAAACAAACACCAATTTCGGCTTCAAGTACTGCAACAATAACAAATTTTGACGATTTTGTATTTTATGAAAAAGACGAAGTTAATTTATTTGCTATTGGACAACAATGGTTTGGAGATGCTTTTAATATTGAAAATACTCGAACATATTCAATTCCTTTTGAAGAAATAGACAGTTCGGAGCCTGTTAATATTAGGGTTAGAGGAGTAGTAGCTTCATCTATAGCTACAACTATGGATGTTCAAATTAATAATAAAAATGTATTTGAAATAAATTATAGTGCTTTGTCGGGTTCTAATAGTGCTGTAGCGAATGAAAACTTTGGAAATGTATCAGTTTCAGGAGATTTATTAGATGTAACTATAAATTATAATAATAATGGTAATCCTTCTGCAGATGCATATTTAGACTATATTGAAATACTTGGTAAAAGGAAGTTAATAGCTAAAGATAAGCAGTTTGTATTTAGAAACTTTAATGTTTTAAGCACCCCAGATGTACAAGAAATTTCAATTGAAAATGCATCCAATATTAAATGGGTGTGGGATGTTTCTAATCCAATAAATCCACAAATAATAGAAAATCAATCTTTAACCACAAACTTTAATTTTAAAGTAAATGGAGGTCAATTATTAGAATATGTTTTGATACCTGAAAATGATTTCTTTACACCACAATTGTTAGAATTTAGTACCGTTGAAAATCAGAATTTACATAGTTTAAAAGATATTGATTATTTAATTATTACTCAAGATTATTTAATGGATCAAGCACAAAGATTGGCAGATTATCATTCAAATAATTCAGGATTAACAACTAAAGTAATACGTTTAGACCAAATATATAATGAATTTTCGTCAGGATCTCCAGATGTAGCAGCAATTAGAGACTTTGTAAAGCATCTTTACGATAATGCAACTACAAATCAAATTAAATATGTCTGTTTGTTTGGAGATGCATCTTATGATTATAAAGATAGGATAGAAGGAAATAATAATATAGTGCCAGCTTTCGAATCTTTTAATAGTTTTAGTTTAGCTTCGTCATATGTAACAGATGATTTTTACGGGATGATGGATGCAGATGAAGGATTGTTAAATTCTTACGAAAGGCAAGATGTTGCAACAGGAAGAATACCAGTTTCGGATATATTGCAAGCACAACAAGTAGTAGATAAATTATTAGATTATTATAGCGTAGCATCTTTTGGAGATTGGCGTACTAATATTACTTTAATAGCTGATGATATTGATAGTAGTGGTGAAGAAATTTTGCAATCTAATATGGATGAAATAGCTACAACTATTGAAGCTAATAAACCAGTTTTTAATTTAAAAAAAATATATTTAGATGCCTATTTTCAAGAAACAGCAGCTTCTGGATCTACCTATCCAACTGTAAATTTAGATATTGTAAATCAGATAGATAAAGGTACTTTATTGGTAGATTATTTTGGACATGGAGGAGAAGATGGTTGGGCTAGTGAAGGGATTTTTCGCTTGCCAGAAATACAAAGTCTTGAAAATAAATTTAAATTACCATTATTTATAACAGTTACCTGTGATTTTTCGAGGTTTGATAATCCATTAAGAAAAACAGCGGGAGAATATTTATTTTGGGCAGAAAATTATGGAGCAAGTTCATTAATTTCAACAACCAGGGAAATTTATATAAGTGTAGGACAAGCTTTAAATGAAAGATTAATAGAACCTCTATTAAATTTTAATAATGAAAATTTGTCAATTGCTGAAACTTTAATGGACGTTAAAAATCAGTTTTCAACTACACAACGTTTTTTTATATACAATTTTGGAGATCCTGCAATGCATTTAAGTGTTCCAGAACCTTCAATTAAATTATCTACAATAAACAATAAAGATATTTCACAATCTTTAGATACCATAAAAGCACTATCGTATATCCAATTTGAAGGAGATGTTTTAGATATTAATGATAATTTATTGGAAGATTTTACGGGTGAAATAGACGTAACAGTTTATGATAAAGTAATTGATAAAACTACATTAGATAACGATAATAAAAATATTACAATGGAATTTGATGTAAGAGATAGTAAAATTTTTAAAGGAAGCTCTAAAGTAGAAAATGGAAAATTTACATTTGATTTTGTTGCTCCAAAAGATTTAAAAGTCGCTTACGGAAAAGGGAAACTTAGCTTTTACGCATCTAACAATATAATAGATAAAGCAGGTTATAATATTGATATAACTGTAGGAGGGATTAATGAAAATGCTCCAGAAGACAATACAGGACCCACCATACAACTTTATATGAATGATTTAAACTTTGTTGATGGTGGCACAACAGATAGTTCTCCTGTTTTTATTGCAGTTTTAGAAGATGAAAACGGAATTAATACTTCTATTACAGCTGTAGACCACGATATAGTTGCTATTTTAGATAATGATCAGTCTAACCCAATAATTTTAAATGATTATTATCAAACAGATTTAGATACTTATAAAAAAGGAAAAGTAACTTATACTTTTAGAGATCTTTCATCTGGAATGCACACAATTACGTTAAAAGCTTGGGATACTTACAATAATTTATCAGAGTCTACGTTTAATTTTACTGTTGTTGATAATAGTGATTTAGTTTTGAGCAATGTATTAAATTATCCAAATCCATTTGTTAATTATACAGAATTTTGGTTCAATCATAACAAACCAAATGAACAATTAAATGTACAACTTCAAATTTTTACAGTTTCTGGAAAATTGGTAAAAACAATAACAGAAATAGTTCAAACAGAAGGTAATTTGTCTAGAACAATAGTTTGGGATGGTTTAGATGATTTTGGAGCAAAAATAGGTAAAGGAGTTTATGTTTATAAATTAAAAGTAACATCAATTAATTCAAATACATCTGCTCAAAAAATTGAAAAATTAGTAATATTGCAATAA